GGGATCCGCGCGTGATCGTGCTGGGCGAGGATGTCGGGGTGAAGGGCGGCGTGTTCGTGGCGACCCGGGGCCTGCTGGAGAAGTACGGCCAGGACCGGGTCATCGACACGCCCCTGTCGGAGTCGGGCATCGTGGGAGTCGCCGTCGGCGCGGCGATGAACGGGCTGCGCCCGGTGGCGGAGATCCAGTTCGCCGACTTCATCCACCCGGCCATGGACCAGATCATCAACGAGGCGGCGCGCATCCGGTACCGCTCCAACGGGGCGTGGGGGTGCCCGCTGGTGGTGCGGACACCGTACGGCGCCGGGATCCGGGGAGGGCTGTACCACTCCCAGTCGGTGGAGGCGTTTTTCGCACACGTGCCCGGGCTGAAGGTGGTCATCCCCTCGACGCCGGCCGACGCGAAGGGCCTTTTGAAGGCCGCGATCCGGGACGAGGACCCGGTCATCTTCCTGGAGCCAAAGCGCGGGTACCGCCTGATCCAGGGCGAGGTGCCGGAGGGCGACTTCGTCGTCCCCATCGGGCCGGCGCGGGTGGCGAAGGAGGGCAGCCACCTCACCGCCGTCGCGTACGGGATGATGCTCCACCTGACCATGGAGGCGGCGGCCGAGGTGCAACAGGAGGGGATCTCGGTCGAGGTGATCGACCTGCGCACGCTGGCGCCGCTGGACAGGACGGCCCTCGTCGAGTCGGTGAAGAAGACGGGCCGGGCGCTCATCGTCTACGAGGACAACCTGACCATGGGAATGGGGGCCGAGGCGGCCGCGGTGCTGGCGGAAGAGGCGCTTTACCACCTGGACGCCCCCGTGCGGCGCCTCGCGCTGCCCGACATTCCGGCCACGCCCTTCGCGGGGGTTCTGGAAGACGCGGTGTTGCCCAACGCGGAACGGATCGCGCAAGCCATGCGGGAACTCGCCCGCGCTTAGAGGAGGCATCGAGGCGTGGGCCTGGAAATCGTCATGCCCCAGCTGGGCGAAAGCGTGACCGAAGGACAGATCGTGCGGTGGCTCAAGCAGCCGGGCGAGCCCGTCGCGCGCTTCGAGCCTCTGGTCGAGGTGCTGACCGACAAGGT
The sequence above is drawn from the Bacillota bacterium genome and encodes:
- a CDS encoding alpha-ketoacid dehydrogenase subunit beta, whose protein sequence is MAVKRMIEAIREALDEEMARDPRVIVLGEDVGVKGGVFVATRGLLEKYGQDRVIDTPLSESGIVGVAVGAAMNGLRPVAEIQFADFIHPAMDQIINEAARIRYRSNGAWGCPLVVRTPYGAGIRGGLYHSQSVEAFFAHVPGLKVVIPSTPADAKGLLKAAIRDEDPVIFLEPKRGYRLIQGEVPEGDFVVPIGPARVAKEGSHLTAVAYGMMLHLTMEAAAEVQQEGISVEVIDLRTLAPLDRTALVESVKKTGRALIVYEDNLTMGMGAEAAAVLAEEALYHLDAPVRRLALPDIPATPFAGVLEDAVLPNAERIAQAMRELARA